Proteins found in one Bacteroidota bacterium genomic segment:
- a CDS encoding DNA polymerase domain-containing protein, with amino-acid sequence MTDILYGHNPHSKIVAVHPTEDNKMRVYARDEKQVTFEDIDFFPFFSISENYLLTNFHRRHWVKRLEGKNYFEHIVAFSRWFDMWVYIHNLLNNHNQQTGKNLSSFTDLPFLHLIPDQITQFLIQSGRTFFKEMDFEDVHRMQISIETFKKPGTRLSNANRSDDRILYIALTDNKGWEKIIGKKEKSEKEVIGLLIEIIRDRNPDVIEGHYLHNYILPYILKRCELMECEFNIGRDDKSPTVRENLLYQQDFQQDSKKYEINGRNFVDSVSLLHNFDASGKILHSYNLKYVSDFFGYLSITNQPDEAISDAEYADPVAECLENAKRLGFLTGLLLPNYFKQVQIFPYKLDSLIDTGSAAKIEMLLIREYVHHKYSIPKPQSQKQISGGHTDIFLRGVIGPVLYADVESMYPTIIIKQNIAPASDVLNVFNTTLQELTKIRLEYKNKFQEDKNNQLLYHIQRDFKQLINSYYGYLAYHRGLFNDYDKAEKVSETGKDILKNVIEIIQSRGGKIIEVDTDGIYFIPPEHITDESGEEKFFQRMKDDIPPEYNLILDSRYKKMLSYKKKNYATLDYENKIQIKGSALISKNIERFGINLIQQCIERILNHDFTGLHIFYVNLFQDIANRRWQVQDFMRIETLKESLSRYKKEVDAEKRNRSAVYELALKSESKYKIGDRIAYYITGTDTNVTSYENCKVADKWDPNFPDENTSYYLKRLEEQTKKFKPFFDEHDFNLIFSLEESLEDLNNIVKSKIIEVSEEKEQEDGEITKDTSAEDVGIWLAND; translated from the coding sequence CCGACTGAGGATAACAAAATGCGGGTTTATGCTCGTGATGAAAAACAGGTTACTTTTGAAGACATCGATTTCTTTCCCTTCTTTTCAATTTCCGAAAATTATCTGTTAACAAATTTTCATCGCAGGCATTGGGTAAAACGGCTTGAAGGCAAGAATTATTTCGAACACATCGTTGCCTTCTCCCGATGGTTCGATATGTGGGTTTACATACATAATTTACTGAACAATCATAATCAGCAGACCGGAAAAAATCTTTCCTCATTTACCGACCTTCCATTTCTTCATTTGATACCTGATCAGATTACTCAATTCCTGATTCAATCGGGCAGGACATTTTTTAAAGAAATGGACTTTGAAGATGTTCACAGAATGCAAATCAGTATCGAAACTTTTAAAAAGCCGGGAACAAGACTAAGCAATGCGAATCGTTCAGACGATAGAATTTTATACATCGCACTGACAGACAACAAAGGTTGGGAAAAAATAATCGGCAAAAAAGAGAAATCGGAAAAGGAAGTAATTGGTCTCCTAATAGAAATTATTAGAGACCGCAACCCGGATGTAATCGAAGGACACTATCTGCACAACTACATACTTCCATATATTTTGAAACGTTGTGAACTTATGGAGTGCGAATTCAACATCGGGCGCGACGATAAATCGCCAACAGTTCGTGAAAATCTATTGTATCAACAGGACTTCCAACAGGATTCAAAAAAATATGAGATTAACGGACGGAATTTTGTAGATAGTGTAAGTTTATTGCACAATTTTGATGCGTCAGGTAAAATTTTGCACAGTTATAATCTTAAATATGTGAGCGATTTCTTTGGCTATCTTTCCATAACGAACCAACCAGATGAAGCAATATCAGATGCAGAATATGCGGATCCCGTCGCCGAATGTTTAGAGAATGCGAAACGATTAGGTTTTCTAACCGGCTTGTTGTTGCCAAATTATTTTAAACAGGTACAAATTTTTCCGTATAAGTTAGATAGTTTGATTGATACAGGGTCAGCGGCAAAAATTGAAATGTTGCTGATACGGGAATATGTTCATCATAAATACTCGATCCCAAAACCACAGAGCCAGAAACAAATTTCGGGAGGTCATACAGATATTTTCCTGCGAGGAGTAATAGGACCGGTTTTATATGCCGACGTCGAGTCGATGTATCCCACAATAATTATCAAACAAAATATTGCACCGGCTTCAGATGTTTTAAATGTCTTCAACACAACTTTACAAGAATTGACTAAAATACGATTAGAGTATAAAAATAAATTTCAAGAGGATAAAAACAATCAATTGCTGTATCATATCCAGAGGGATTTTAAACAACTCATCAATTCGTACTACGGTTATCTTGCCTATCACCGCGGACTATTTAATGACTACGATAAGGCGGAAAAAGTTTCTGAAACAGGGAAAGATATTTTAAAAAATGTAATTGAGATAATTCAATCAAGAGGCGGAAAAATTATCGAAGTTGATACAGATGGAATTTATTTTATCCCTCCCGAGCATATTACAGACGAATCAGGTGAAGAAAAATTTTTCCAAAGAATGAAGGATGATATTCCACCAGAATATAATTTAATCCTTGATAGCAGATATAAAAAAATGTTGAGCTATAAAAAGAAAAACTATGCAACTTTAGATTATGAGAATAAAATTCAGATAAAAGGTTCAGCATTAATTTCAAAAAACATTGAACGATTCGGAATAAATTTAATCCAGCAATGCATCGAACGTATATTGAACCACGACTTTACCGGGTTGCATATTTTTTATGTAAATCTTTTCCAGGATATTGCTAATCGTCGGTGGCAGGTTCAGGATTTTATGAGGATTGAAACTTTGAAAGAATCGTTATCTCGCTACAAAAAAGAAGTCGATGCAGAGAAAAGAAACCGGAGCGCCGTGTATGAATTAGCCCTTAAATCGGAAAGTAAATATAAAATCGGCGATAGGATCGCATACTACATAACAGGCACCGACACCAACGTAACATCGTATGAGAACTGCAAAGTGGCTGATAAATGGGACCCGAATTTCCCCGATGAAAATACATCATATTATTTGAAACGATTGGAAGAACAGACTAAAAAGTTCAAACCATTTTTTGATGAACACGATTTTAATTTAATTTTCTCACTCGAAGAATCACTTGAAGACCTGAACAATATAGTTAAATCTAAAATAATTGAGGTGAGTGAAGAAAAGGAACAAGAGGATGGAGAAATCACAAAAGACACATCCGCAGAGGACGTTGGGATTTGGCTTGCTAATGATTGA